One Oryza brachyantha chromosome 3, ObraRS2, whole genome shotgun sequence DNA segment encodes these proteins:
- the LOC102701069 gene encoding uncharacterized protein LOC102701069 has product MTAWRPGPPRHEAPLVVYRANTATPTHQGETNLLGAVVYRALSPEPAPYKTVQVATLAAAPAPSTTALSKEFEHKIIFVPDTKPALPAAASSSPSGEAVAESYVGLALAFSKEIAHQARRSYGPSRNGVMIGENGHFVVNVAFDNKLFCHKFTNGGALDEWLCLIQKRYATGMSTSLNSIQNALRDAHGATHYCVVHDKNRFDTDDHCSCTVPVGFSCNTPNTTMMRFSNTVRRLTRGIYMGKTLESVEVPSSSNIEIAVELDSLQLGSTPRATELVKFQVGFVMNRQTIMVDTENEDSVSSVIQQAMLKTSYWPKDVYYTSSMGILDLRKTMKESHLSKGSLIFVNIRNRGGGEPPADCEWILERLLKTDKVPLLDHIRSVKGHDPWIKWFEMIKLPRSLVIPGEWGGVLLHDEASKLARMLTLCLERCHASGHCFGGFSISDVYYLVSYGIIEINAPWINFSSDSYIDDWLSVKEIIDNHYRYAHQATYKQEYPLYLESYVGRISCLRREDPLTGRSWRNRAVLFQNICFESSEKRVEIIEGLVGFFRERHSSDRNMIVDVLDNCAVWKSEVRQVPLMRSALEFAVLNDLNDWVPANQYFEMCGYSYIYFCRCFFVHYTKPGKIDRKELDTAIGIRLPYHLTSAQQRLLVDYELEQVQSNRPAMRILLWRCVASIGIR; this is encoded by the exons ATGACGGCGTGGCGTCCGGGGCCTCCACGGCACGAGGCCCCGCTGGTCGTCTACAGAGCAAACACGGCGACGCCGACACACCAGGGGGAGACGAACCTGCTCGGTGCAGTCGTGTACCGAGCACTCTCCCCGGAGCCGGCTCCGTACAAGACGGTGCAGGTCGCAACCCTGgctgccgcgccggcgccgtccaccACGGCACTATCGAAGGAGTTCGAGCACAAGATCATCTTCGTGCCGGATACCAAGCCGGCTCTACCCGCTGCAGCCTCGAGCTCGCCATCTGGTGAGGCGGTAGCGGAGTCGTACGTGGGGCTGGCGCTGGCGTTCTCGAAGGAGATTGCACACCAGGCTAGGCGGAGCTACGGGCCGAGCAGGAACGGGGTGATGATAGGGGAGAACGGCCACTTCGTCGTCAACGTTGCTTTCGACAACAAGCTCTTCTGCCAT aaatttACTAATGGAGGTGCTTTGGATGAATGGCTTTGTCTGATTCAGAAGCGCTATGCCACTGGAATG TCAACATCTCTTAACAGCATACAGAATGCTCTGAGGGATGCTCACGGGGCGACACATTACTGTGTTGTTCATGATAAGAATCGTTTTGATACTGATGATCACTGTTCCTGTACCGTGCCTGTGG GTTTTTCTTGTAATACACCTAATACTACCATGATGAGGTTTTCCAACACCGTACGGCGGCTTACAAGAGGTATATATATGGGTAAAACCCTAGAATCCGTCGAAGTCCCCTCATCATCGAACATTGAAATTGCTGTGGAACTGGATAGCTTGCAACTTGGCTCAACCCCTAGGGCCACTGAATTGGTCAAATTTCAG GTCGGTTTCGTAATGAACAGACAAACTATAATGGTTGACACAGAAAATGAGGACTCAGTTTCATCTGTAATTCAACAGGCAATGCTAAAGACAAGCTATTGGCCAAAGGATGTGTATTACACATCCTCTATGGGTATTCTGGACTTAAGAAAGACAATGAAGGAATCGCACCTAAGCAAAGGTTCACTTATATTTGTGAATATCAGAAACCGAGGGGGTGGAGAGCCTCCTGCTGATTGCGAGTG GATTTTGGAAAGACTGCTAAAAACTGATAAAGTTCCACTACTGGATCATATCCGTAGTGTGAAGGGGCATGATCCATGGATTAAATGGTTTGAAATGATCAAATTACCTAGATCTCTGGTAATACCAGGAGAGTGGGGAGGGGTTCTTTTGCATGATGAAGCCTCCAAACTTGCAAGGATGTTGACCCTTTGTCTTGAAAGGTGTCATGCTTCCGGACATTGTTTTGGAGGATTTAGTATAAGTGATGTTTATTATCTCGTGTCCTATGGAATAATTGAGATTAATGCCCCCTGGATAAACTTCTCAAGTGATAGTTACATTGATGACTGGTTATCAGTAAAGGAGATCATTGATAATCACTATAGATACGCTCACCAGGCCACATATAAGCAAGAATATCCGCTGTACCTGGAGAGCTATGTAGGAAGGATATCGTGTCTTAGAAGAGAAGATCCATTGACTGGACGTTCTTGGAGGAACAGGGCTGTGCTTTTTCAAAACATTTGTTTTGAGTCATCAGAGAAGAGAGTTGAAATCATAGAGGGACTCGTTGGTTTTTTCCGGGAAAGGCATTCATCAGACAGAAATATGATTGTTGATGTGTTGGACAATTGTGCTGTGTGGAAATCAGAAGTGAGACAAGTGCCTCTTATGAGATCAGCCTTGGAATTTGCTGTACTGAATGATCTAAATGACTGGGTTCCTGCTAATCAATATTTTGAGATGTGTGGATATTCATATATCTATTTTTGCCGGTGCTTCTTTGTTCATTATACGAAGCCAGGAAAG atcgACAGAAAGGAACTGGATACTGCTATAGGTATACGCCTGCCGTATCACCTCACAAGCGCTCAACAAAGACTATTGGTGGATTATGAGTTGGAACAG GTGCAGTCAAACCGACCTGCTATGCGCATCTTGCTGTGGAGGTGCGTCGCTTCCATTGGAATCAGATAG